In Chloroflexota bacterium, a single window of DNA contains:
- a CDS encoding dihydrodipicolinate synthase family protein, which translates to MTRDEIRDLIQGPIATVPTPFDDDFEVDHGCMHAITQWWVEQGLVKGAAVIKVAAAMGEGPMLSDEEWPALLRTVVQAADDRAAIVCGLHYKDTKRTIEDAKRAQDLGAMALQVCPPVFNLPSQGDAIDYFSDLSDAIDIGVMVYHTHWLPGGRMEVETLDTIADIDQVVSIKWAAPADVDYDEMARFTDRVSVIDNGGGPIRCHQLGGRGYINLTSDIHPAHDLRVWELMESKQYDEAETLFESVNEPLRLFAERMDQRSGGQGRVKKGLTAVMGRPMGASRPPSKPLNDQELDELREIVRGFGWPVADR; encoded by the coding sequence ATGACGCGTGACGAAATCCGGGATCTGATTCAAGGGCCGATTGCGACGGTCCCCACGCCGTTCGACGACGACTTCGAGGTCGATCACGGCTGCATGCACGCGATCACCCAATGGTGGGTGGAGCAGGGCCTGGTGAAAGGCGCCGCCGTCATCAAGGTGGCGGCGGCCATGGGCGAGGGCCCGATGCTGAGCGACGAGGAGTGGCCCGCGCTCCTGCGCACGGTGGTGCAGGCGGCCGACGACCGCGCGGCAATCGTCTGCGGGCTCCACTACAAGGACACCAAGCGCACGATCGAGGACGCCAAGCGCGCCCAGGACCTGGGCGCCATGGCGTTGCAGGTGTGTCCGCCGGTCTTCAACCTGCCGAGCCAAGGCGACGCGATTGACTATTTCAGCGACCTGTCCGACGCCATCGACATCGGCGTGATGGTCTATCACACCCACTGGCTGCCGGGTGGTCGGATGGAGGTGGAGACCCTGGACACCATCGCGGACATCGACCAGGTGGTGAGCATCAAGTGGGCGGCGCCGGCGGACGTCGACTACGACGAGATGGCCCGCTTTACGGACCGGGTGAGCGTGATTGACAACGGCGGCGGGCCGATCCGCTGTCACCAACTCGGCGGGCGCGGCTACATCAACCTCACCTCGGATATCCATCCGGCGCATGACCTGCGCGTGTGGGAGCTGATGGAGTCGAAGCAGTACGACGAGGCGGAGACGTTGTTCGAGTCCGTGAACGAGCCGCTGCGTCTGTTCGCCGAGCGCATGGACCAGCGATCCGGCGGGCAAGGACGGGTGAAGAAGGGGTTGACGGCGGTGATGGGCCGCCCGATGGGGGCCTCGCGGCCGCCGTCGAAGCCCCTCAACGACCAGGAGCTCGATGAGCTCCGCGAGATCGTGCGCGGATTCGGATGGCCGGTGGCCGATCGCTAG
- a CDS encoding DNA translocase FtsK, whose translation MERWDVLGLVGIVLSALGLTAFIGLFSRDGFVVAASGAAYIEGFGRAAPIAAIACILVGPALLLSGVRKRPIIGPGHVAAAVVFVLGLAALVGLAAPEDALAADSGGWVGRFIGHGLAASVGGAPAYALLAIATVAAVGYALLASARGAATTRFTGRLLIDGAVHLARIAAATASAAKRRLVPIFRPQSGDRSRKASESPAPADAAPEEVNGSSTPEDWQQGPLIRTAPTVATAPAAEDDDEGPWTLPPMELMQPTPPATDVPDAEIRAKAQVIVDTLGSFNIEASVPEAIPGPVVTQYLVRPGTGVKVARITALANDLALKLAARSLRIEAPVPGRPYLGIELPNDEPLVVSVREVMEAEAWVTSRANLKLALGKDVAGMVRVVDLTAMPHLLIAGSTGAGKSVCLTSLITGLLCQTTPDELHLVLIDPKMVELVTFDGVPHLRMPVVTDIDDAVPVLTWVSREMARRYRIFNKAGVRNITSYNANPTEATDGKPLPYLVTVIDELADLMMTAPGDVERLLARLAQLARATGIHLVVSTQRPSVDVVTGLIKANFPTRISFMVSSQADSRTILDGAGAERLIGRGDMLFAPPEGGKPIRVQGVYTDDAEINGVVDHWREQGEPQTLTTEDLHDAIEQGDSEEDELYVSATELVMRHESITPDLLSRELQVGRSKAQKLAMQLEAEGFVGPPEPQSARRQVLQRSETG comes from the coding sequence ATGGAACGCTGGGACGTGCTCGGGCTTGTCGGAATCGTTCTCAGCGCGCTTGGCCTGACCGCATTCATCGGTCTCTTCAGCCGTGATGGATTTGTCGTCGCCGCAAGCGGCGCGGCCTACATCGAGGGCTTCGGCCGCGCGGCGCCGATCGCCGCGATTGCGTGCATCCTGGTGGGCCCCGCGCTGCTGCTGAGCGGAGTGCGGAAGCGACCGATCATCGGACCGGGGCACGTCGCCGCGGCGGTGGTGTTCGTGCTAGGGCTTGCCGCGCTGGTCGGTCTGGCGGCCCCGGAAGACGCGCTGGCGGCCGACAGCGGCGGCTGGGTTGGCCGGTTTATCGGCCACGGGCTCGCGGCGAGCGTGGGCGGGGCTCCGGCTTATGCGCTGCTGGCCATTGCAACGGTGGCCGCCGTCGGCTACGCCCTGCTGGCATCGGCGCGCGGCGCGGCGACGACGCGGTTCACGGGGCGGCTGCTCATCGATGGCGCCGTGCACCTGGCGCGGATCGCCGCCGCGACGGCCTCCGCCGCCAAACGTCGCCTTGTTCCGATCTTCCGGCCGCAATCCGGGGATCGATCGCGCAAGGCGTCGGAATCGCCCGCGCCGGCGGATGCCGCCCCCGAAGAGGTCAATGGCTCGTCGACACCCGAAGACTGGCAGCAGGGGCCGCTGATCCGCACCGCGCCCACCGTGGCGACGGCGCCCGCCGCCGAGGACGATGACGAAGGGCCGTGGACGCTGCCGCCGATGGAACTGATGCAACCGACGCCTCCCGCGACGGACGTACCCGACGCCGAGATTCGGGCCAAGGCCCAGGTAATCGTGGATACGCTGGGCTCATTCAACATCGAGGCCAGCGTGCCGGAGGCGATTCCGGGGCCGGTGGTCACCCAGTACCTGGTGCGGCCGGGCACCGGAGTCAAGGTGGCGCGGATTACGGCGCTGGCCAACGACCTGGCCCTGAAGCTGGCCGCGCGCAGTCTGCGCATCGAGGCGCCGGTGCCGGGGCGTCCTTATCTGGGTATCGAGCTCCCCAATGACGAGCCGCTGGTCGTCAGCGTGCGCGAGGTCATGGAGGCCGAGGCGTGGGTGACGTCACGCGCCAACCTCAAGCTGGCGCTGGGCAAGGACGTGGCCGGCATGGTGCGGGTGGTCGATTTGACCGCGATGCCGCACCTGCTGATTGCAGGGTCCACCGGCGCCGGGAAGTCCGTATGCCTCACGTCGTTGATCACAGGCTTGCTCTGCCAGACCACGCCGGACGAGCTGCACTTGGTGCTGATCGACCCCAAGATGGTTGAGCTGGTGACCTTCGACGGCGTGCCCCACCTGCGCATGCCCGTCGTGACGGACATCGACGACGCGGTGCCGGTGCTCACGTGGGTCAGCCGCGAGATGGCCCGGCGCTACCGCATCTTCAACAAGGCCGGCGTGCGCAACATCACCTCCTACAACGCGAACCCGACCGAGGCCACCGACGGCAAGCCCTTGCCCTACCTGGTCACGGTGATCGATGAGCTGGCGGACCTGATGATGACGGCGCCGGGCGACGTCGAACGCCTGCTGGCTCGACTGGCCCAGCTGGCGCGCGCCACGGGCATCCACCTGGTGGTCTCGACGCAGCGGCCCTCGGTGGACGTTGTGACGGGCCTGATCAAGGCGAATTTCCCGACGCGCATCTCCTTCATGGTCAGCAGCCAGGCCGACTCGCGCACGATCCTGGACGGGGCTGGGGCCGAGCGGCTGATCGGCCGGGGCGACATGCTGTTCGCGCCACCGGAGGGCGGTAAGCCGATCCGCGTGCAGGGCGTGTACACCGACGACGCGGAGATCAACGGGGTGGTCGATCACTGGCGCGAGCAGGGCGAGCCGCAGACGCTGACGACCGAAGATCTGCACGACGCCATCGAGCAGGGCGACTCCGAGGAAGACGAGCTGTACGTGTCCGCGACGGAGCTGGTGATGCGGCACGAGAGCATCACGCCCGACCTGCTGAGCCGCGAGCTCCAGGTCGGCCGATCCAAGGCGCAAAAGCTGGCCATGCAGCTGGAGGCCGAGGGATTCGTCGGGCCGCCGGAGCCGCAGTCGGCGCGGCGCCAGGTGTTGCAGCGCAGCGAGACGGGCTAA